In Palaemon carinicauda isolate YSFRI2023 chromosome 1, ASM3689809v2, whole genome shotgun sequence, the genomic stretch AAATATAGCTATAGCCTCCGTAGAAGTTCCTATATGCTTCTATACGACCTTACTGgatgaaataaagtttttattggTTTAATGGACTATTGGATGGGTGTTTACCGGCACCCAGACGCTTGTCCCCCTGAAGATGGTTTTGGATTGTGATTTTTAATTTTATTCGTATGGGGAGTTTGCGTCATGATTTGAGTGTATAAAGTGTTTGGAGAAAACAGGTTAAGAAAGGATCATATTCTGGAAGTTCAAAGCTATTTGTACTATAATTCattctgcccccccccctctctctctctttctctctctctctttctttctttctttctttctttctttcttatcctGTGCGTTAACTTTGTGTATTGTTCAGTTATGTTATAAAGATATATAGAAGacatatcatatctctctctctctctctctctctctctctctctctctctctctctctctctctctcattatcctgtGCATTTACTTTAGAGTTCCTGTcacattatagaaaatatatatcagAGCTATCgtgtatttttctctctatatatatttctctctctttatctctacattcacaaagtaataaaaaaatcatactTAACTTTTCAGCACAGAATGTGCATTTCACGTCGAACACATTCACATCCTAAATGGatttttatattaatgattatttttaagttattttccGGTAATGTGATTCTGTCTCTCCTTTTTATATCTTAATTTTCATCCTTAGTTAACGTGGAAAGTTGAGTGCTAGGAACGTTTGACTTTATTTATGTACAAGACCTCTGTAGGGTTATCTCCcacatgtaataaagagcaagtgtctgtctatatatatatatatatatatatatatatatatatatatatatatatatgtatatatatatatatatatatatatatatatatatatatatatatatatacagacataaatgcATATGCATTTCAAATACATCTGGTGTATCCGTATGACCATTTAAACATTGGAGAACATTCTCtatgagtatatgtatacatttcaGCTATACCCTTTCAAGTAGGAGAGTTAACACACAGGTTCCCCTTTCTGTATTTCCCTCTACTTTCGTTTCTTCCCCATTCGGAAACTTCCACTTTAGTTTGTaagccagcaaaaaaaaaaaaactttttttttttttttctctgagtcTAACCATGGCATAACTTGGTTGATAGAATCAACTTTTTTTCGGTCCGAGTGTAACCCTAATTTGATTATTGCAAGTGAAAAGGTGTCGTTATTAGATCAAGCTACCGGGCATAATGCCTTGGTTAGCGCATAATATATACGCTCACAATAGGTATTTCAATGTCAAAAGCTGTATGATAGTTTAATGTTGAATAGGCTCACAtaagtgtctcttcatagtttatgtatgacatatcaattttaacgttgttactgagcttaaggtattttatattaattattccttacttctcatgtagttcgtttattttcttatttcctttcctcagtgggctatttttgccctgttggagcccttaggcttgtagcatcatgcttttccaactaggcttgtatcgtagctagtaacaatagtaataataataattattatctatttatttatttcctcgtttcctctcctgtctgggctatttttccctgttggggccctttggcttaaagcatcttgcttttcaaactagggttggatcttagctagtaacaacaacaacaacaacaataataataataataatattaataataataataataataataattattattattattattagtattatcatcatctatttatttatttcctcatttacttttctcgctgggctatttttccctgttgaagccattggccttatagcttcctgcttttacaactagggctgtacATTAGCTtgtaacagtaataacaataataactatctCTGCCATCTTCATTCTTATATAAACATTGTAAATCTTTATATCTACGACAGATTATGGATTTAACATTTGCGTAGTATACCGACATGTAACGTGGAAGCAATATTGAACCTTATATACGAAATACCTGAAATCATCTGTTATGTAGCTGTCACTATTCTCCATGGTGCCCCGATTTCGTGATTAAAGCGGATAGAGAAACCGAGATAGAAATTGACTTTGAAGCTCATTTTGTTTGCACATGCACAGTCCTTGATAAGTGCGACAATGACGAATGCAGTGTTATTGAAGGACGCCCAAAAGGCTTCGTTTCATGCTTCAAAGGGAAGCCGACAATCGTCTAAAATTAGGTGATCGATGCTGTCATCTATTGACATCAGATTTTCACGTCAGTCTCCATTCAGAGAAATAGAAGGCTGAGGGTTTGGGAAAACACTGAAGTCAGTTTTGATGGTCGTGTTCcggtattatatttattattactagtgGAACCCGTGTAGATTAcacgaaatgttattttcaatactaattatcttgttcctaacctatacatgtttgaataaaatgtccagagattaattttataatctaggttatggaaattgattgaACTCAACTTTTTgtctatataagatgtgctttggttaagtaatcaaagtctaatgtgaatttgtaagagtataccattaaatttattccgttttctttaaagcgtgaatttgcaagagtataccatgaaattatctcCGGTTTTTTAAAGCGTGACATACAAAATagataaataacacacgctatcgtattaatatatagattattattattgttattattattatcattattattaatattattttgattgttattattattattgttattattacttgctaagctacaaccctagataggaAAGCAGgatatgcaataagcccaggggctccaatagggaaaatagcccagtgaggaaaggaaacaaggaaaaataaacacaCAGGTCCCTTTTGATGGTCGTGTTCcggtattatatttattattattacttgctaagctacaaccctagttggaaaagcagggtatgatataagcccagggggctccaacagggaaaatagcccagtgaggaaaggaaacaaggaaaaataaaaacactgaAGTTACTTTTGATGGTCGTGTTCctgtaatatatttattattattacttgctaagctacaactctagttggaaaagcaggatatgctataagcccaggggctccaacagggaaaataacccagtgaggaaaggaaacaaggaaaaatataaacactGAAGTCAGTTTTGATGGTCGTGTTACtgtaatatattcattattattacttgctaagctacaactctagttggaaaagcaggatatgctataagcccaggggcaccaacagggaaaatagcccagtgaggaaaggaaacaaggaaaaataaaatcatgttccggtattatatttattattattacttgctaagctacaactctagttggaaaagcaggatatgctataagcccaggggctccaacagggaaaataacccagtgaggaaaggaaacaaggaaaaatataaacactGAAGTCAGTTTTGATGGTCGTGTTACtgtaatatattcattattattacttgctaagctacaactctagttggaaaagcaggatatgctataagcccaggggcaccaacagggaaaatagcccagtgaggaaaggaaacaaggaaaaataaaatcatgttccggtattatattcattattattacttgctaagctacaactctagttggaaaagcaggatatgctataagcccgggggctccaacggggatagtagcccagcgaggaaaggcaacaatgaaaaatgaaatatcttaagaacagtaagaacattgaaataaatatttcttaaatcattttaaaaactttaacaaaataagaggaagagaaatgagatagaatattgtaccctagtgtatactcaagcaagagaactatattattattattattacttgctaagctacaaccctagttgggaaagtatgatatgctataagcccaggggctccaactggaaaaatagcccagtgaggaaaggaagcaaggaaaaataaaatatcctaagaacagtaacaacattaaaataaatatttcttaaactataaaaactttaacaaaacaagaggaagagaaataagagacgATATTGTGCCCACTAAGTCACTTTTGATGGTCGTGTTCcggtattatatttattattattacttgctaagctgcaaccctagttggaaaagcaggatatgctataagcccaggggctccaacaggaaaaatagcccagtgaagaaaggaaacgaggaaaaatgaaatatcttaagaacaataacaacactaaaataaatatttcttaaataaactataaaaacttgaacaaaacaagaggaagagaaataagatagaatagtgtgcccgagtgtaccctcaagcaagagaactaaatgACAAGTTaaagatgtgtatgtgtgtgcgtgtgagataAAAAAAAGGGGTAGTGGGAGAATTTTGCTTTGGAAAAAACTGGTTTTTATCTAGAATCGTTTTACATTGATCTTCGTAGAAAGCATGCAAATTCAGACTTAGATTTCTGTGTATATATGATAACACGTATATTAAATATttcttctcacttttttttttcatagaggaaATCTTGGAGCTTTGTAATGTTCTGATTTGCCGTGACTGGCTAATGACCCTTTGATATGCCGACACCCCCAGTGTTGCAATGTTGCATAAGTCATTCAATATTCTATGTGCAAACATTATAATAATACTGCTAACACTGTGTTGCATGTCATGagattgtgatattttttttcttgaaaattatttCCCAAATGTTGCTTCTTGTGTTTGGTATaggtatttttgctattttttttatcgTATGGGCTTTTGTTGATCTGGGAGTTCGCAGACAGTTTCCTTATGGTGGTGGATAGGACTCTCTTCCTTTTTGGTGGTGGTGTAGGGGAGAGCGAGTCCCTTTAGGTTGGGGAGGGCTGAGATCCTTTTGGTGGTGGTCTGGGGAAGAGAGGTGGTGGAGACCCTCTTCCTTTTGGTGGTGGTGTAGGGGAGAGGGAGTTCCTATTTGGTGGGGGAGGGTTGAGAGCCTTTTTGGTGGTGGTGTAGGGGAGAGCGAATTCCTTTTGGTTGTGGAGGACTGAGGTCCTTTttgatggtggtcttgggaataGAGGTGGTGAAGACCCTCTTCATTTTGGTGgtggtgtaggagagagagagttccctttgCTGGGGGGAGGACTGGGGTCCTTTTGTTGGTGGTCTGCCGGAAGGGGGAACTTTCTTTTTGGTGGTGGTCTGGGAGAGAGAGTTGGTGAAGACCCTTTTCATTTTGGTGgtggtgtaggagagagagagagagttccttttgcTGGGGGAGGACTGGGGTCCTTTTGTTGGTGGTCTGCTGGAAGGGGGAACTTTCTTTTTGGTGGTGGTCTGGGAGAGAGAGTTGGTGAAGACCCTTTTCATTTTGGTGgtggtgtaggagagagagagttccttttgcTGGGGGAGGACTGGGGTCCTTTTGTTGGTGGTCTGCCGGAAGGGGGAACTTTCTTTTTGGTGGTGGTCTGGGAGAGAGAGTTGGTGAAGACCCTTTTCATTTTGGTGgtggtgtaggagagagagagttccttttgcTGGGGGAGGACTGAGGTCCTTTTGTTGGTGGTCTGCCGGAAGGGGGAACTTTCTTTTTGGTGGTGGTCTGGTAGAGAGAGTTGGTGAAGACCCTCTTCATTTTGGTGgtggtataggagagagagagttccttttgcTGGGGGAGGACTGAGGTCCTTTTGTTGGTGGTCTGCCGGAAGGGGAACTTTCTTTTTGGTGGTGGTCTGGTAGAGAGAGTTGGTGAAGACCCTCTTCATTTTGGTGgtggtgtaggagagagagagttccttttgcTGGGGGAGGACTGAGGTCCTTTTGTTGGTGGTCTGCCGGAAGGGGGAACTTTCTTTTGGTGGTGGTCTGGTAGAGAGAGTTGGTGAAGACCCTCTTCATTTTGGTGgtgatgtaggagagagagagttccttttgcTGGGGGAGGACTGAGGTCCTTTTGTTGGTGGTTTGCCGGAAGGGGGAACTTTCTTTTTGGTGGTGGTCTGGGAGAGAGAGTTGGTGAAGACCCTCTTCATTTTGGTGgtggtgtaggagagagagagttccttttgcTGGGGGAGGACTGGGGTCCTTTTGTTGGTGGTCTGCCGTAAGGGGGAACTTTCTTTTTGGTGGTGGTCTGGGAGAGAGAGTTGGTGAAGACCCTCTTCATTTTGGTGgtggtgtaggagagagagagttcttttgctGGGGGAGGACTGGGGTCCTTTTGTTGGTGGTCTGCCGGAAGGGGGAACTTTCTTTTTGGTTGTGGTCTGGTAGAGAGAGTTGGTGAAGACCCTTTTCATTTTGGTGgtggtgtaggagagagagagagttccttttgcTGGGGGAGGACTGGGGTCCTTTTGTTGGTGGTCTGCCGGAAGGGGGAACTTTCTTTTTGGTGGTGGTCTGGGAGAGAGAGTTGGTGAAGACCCTCTTCATTTTGGTGgtggtgtaggagagagagagttccttttgcTGGGGGAGGACTGGGGTCCTTTTGTTGGTGGTCTGCCGTAAGGGGGAACTTTCTTTTTGGTGGTGGTCTGGGAGAGAGAGTTGGTGAAGACCCTCTTCATTTTGGTGgtggtgtaggagagagagagttcttttgctGGGGGAGGACTGGGGTCCTTTTGTTGGTGGTCTGCCGGAAGGGGAACTTTCTTTTTGGTGGTGGTCTGGTAGAGAGAGTTGGTGAAGACCCTCTTCATTTTGGTGgtggtgtaggagagagagagttccttttgcTGGGGGAGGACTGAGGTCCTTTTGTTGGTGGTCTGCCGGAAGGGGGAACTTTCTTTTTGGTGGTGGTCTGGGAGAGAGAGTTGGTGAAGACCCTCTTCATTTTGGTGgtggtgtaggagagagagagttcttttgctGGGGGAGGACTGGGGTCCTTTTGTTGGTGGTCTGCCGGAAGGGGGAACTTTCTTTTTGGTGGTGGTCTGGTAGAGAGAGTTGGTGAAGACCCTCTTCATTTTGGTGgtggtgtaggagagagagagttctttttgcTGGGGGAGGACTGAGGTCCTTTTGTTGGTGGTCTGCCGGAAGGGGGAACTTTCTTTTTGGTGGTGGTCTGGGAGAGAGAGTTGGCGAGACCCTCTTCATTTTGGTGGTGGTGTAGGAGAGAGTGAGTTCCTTTTTGGTGGGGAAGGTTAAGGTCATTTTGGTGGTGGTCAGGTTAAGGGTGGGTGCTTTCTTTTTGGTGGTGGACTGGTTGAGAGAGGTTGAGATTTTGGTGGTGGTGTAGGGGAGATAGAGTTCCTTTTGGCTGGGGAGGGCTGAGGTCCTTTTTGGTGGTGGTCTGGGCGGAGAGAGGTAGTGGGGACCCTCTTCAAGTTGGTGGTGGTGTAGGGGAGAGTGAGTTTCTTTTGGAGAGGGAGGGCTAAGGTCCTTTTGGTGGTGGTCTGGCGGAGAGAGGTGGTAGGGATCCTATGCCTTTGGTGGCGGTGTAGGGGAGAGGGATATCCTTTTGATTGGGGAGGGCTGAGATCCTTTTGGTAGTGGTCTGACGGAGGGGTGAACTATCTTTTTGATCGTAGTGTGGGTAGAGGAAGACTCCTCCTATTGCTAGTGTCGGGAGGGGTAGGGGTTAACGGGACACCCCGATTGGATGCCAAAAATTAGAGGGCTAGTCCCGGCGATCGTACGCCAAAGCCGACACGAAGATCAACACAAAGAGAAAAGTCAAACAGGCCGTTGTTTTTCAAACAAGGAAGCATTACGTAAAACTTACCTAAATTACAGACCTCGGTCCTCTGATGCGTGTCACGTTATTGCGTTAGGTAAAGAAATTGGTAAAAAAGGTCCAAAATATACTACAAATTTGCACGATCttagatttatatttctttttttttcacgttttaCGCTGTCACCTGGATATATAGGAATGCGCAGTACGAAGATTTGCttcatctttctcttcttctttcttgtccAATAACTAGATAATCAATGTAAACTTCAAAGCGGAATGGCTACAAACAGGGGTCCTGTCCCCCTCCCCCGCTCATTGTACGTGATAATGTGGTGTTGGCATGCGTCTCCCTCCGGACAAGCACACATATGGCTAAACAATTTATCGTATCATCCCTCGCTTTCAGAAGGGTAGAGTTTATTCAGCTAGCTCTTATAGTGAAGGAGATAGTTAAATTTTGCTAGGTGAGtggatcatggtgagaggtagatggagatggtttgggcatgttcttcgcactccccaagtgagattagttcgccaaactttaaactaggcttcacaaggcactagaagagttggaagacccaggtctatatggctgaggactatggagcgtgaagtagatgatgatgaatggagaagtattgatttaaaagcaaagGATATAGACGACGGGCGAAATATAACTTAGGCCCTTTgcatcattaggcgtaggaggagatgatgatgaatatatatatatatatatatatatatatatatatatatatactgtatatatatatatatatatatatatatatatatactgtgtgtgtatatatatatatatatatatatatatatatatatatatactgtgtatatatatatatatatatatatatacacagcatatttatttatttacttatttatatgtgtgtgtttgtgagtatgtttatatttatatatttgtttatgtatatatatatatatatatatatatatatatatatatataatgtatatttatatatatagatatatatatatatatatatatatatacatatatatatatatatatatatatatatatatatatacagtatatttatatatatatggtgtcgtTATTTAATATATGTGCATTTCAAGGATTATTCTTACATCGTTGTAAGTAAAACttagtatttttcattttatgtataaAATTTCAATCAGGTTTATATCAAAATTCTCCcatctttcaaataacttattgtATGACTTATGTCTTAGCTTCCCTTCATTTTATCCATCAATTTTAATATTCTCTAAATTTAATATCACAAAAGAGATTGCATAAGAAATTTAGctcttttgaattttgaaaatattttgttatttttcttttgattgctCGTAACATTGAttcggaaattattattattattattattattattattattattattattattattatttttattattattattattattattattattgaggccttttagcgtcaataggcgtaggagaagttgatgatgattattattattattattattattattattattattattattattattattattattattgaggcctttttgcgtcaataggcgtagaagttgattattattattattattattattattattattattattattattattattattacgagctaacctacaaccctagttggtaaagcgggatgctataagcccaacagctccaggctccagcatggaaaaatagcccagcgaggaaagggaataaagaaaaataattccaagagaattaataaacaattaatataaaatattttaataacaataacaaaacagaACTTTcatatggtcttccaatgtcttgagttaagatctcttgcttgagggtacactcgggcacactattgtattttctttctctaCTTCTTGCTGTTTTGAAGCTTTAAGCCTCttgttattttcaggtttttattgtttatatacgaaacattcattttaatgttattattggtcTTAAACGTCTCTTCTTATATCCtgttcttactgggctattttccctgttggagcccttgggcttatagcatcctgcttttttaactagggctgtagcttagcaaataatagtaataatgattattacgTCAAGCTGTTCAAAAttaaaacattccctgcaagtttcaacttttggaAATTCCACATATTCAActgctagattaaaaaaaaaaaatcttttgagtaCATCAGATGTTTTGAGAGGCCCCTCAGTGCTAAGAGATTGCTTATTATGGCAATGATAATTACCTCCAAcaacgaagtgggaaggaggttatgttttacctcctatttgtgtgtttgtttgtttgtgaacagcctcctggccataattttaatcgtaatgaaacttgatgGGATTAATTATGTATAAAGCTaggaatgatttaattttggaaggtcaaggtcaaaggccaaggtcacggtcaagcaaaatatccaattcccgtaatcagccataagtttggacatcgttgtcacagagacttcatacttggttcgtatttgagtgtatgaaattccacgccaattaatacatgttaaggtcaaaggttaaggtcaacgtcgagcaaaaggttgagaaataagctgtagcggcggaggtctgcgctcttctgagtgtccctctagttacagTATATGTGTTATAGGTATAGAAATGAAGTAGGCAAAGGCTTTTTATTATGTTGTTTGATGCGCTAACCGAAGTGAGCTAATAAAGAACGTTTAATTTGTGATTGATTGCTgccaatttatttatattattattattattattattattattactatcgaagctacaaccctagttggaaaagccagatgctataattccaagggttccaacagggaaaaatagcccagtgaggaaaggaaataaggaaataaataaatgatgagaataaattaacaatatatcattctaaaaacagtaacagcgtcaaaacagatatgtcctatataaactattaacaatgtcaaaaagagatatgtcatatataaacaataaaaagactcatgtcagcctgttcaacataaaaacatttgctcccacttcgaacttttgaagttctactgattcaactacccgattaggaagatcattccacgacttggtaacagctggaataaaacttcaagaatactgtgaagtattgagcctcatgatggagaaggcctggatattagaattaactgcctttcaTGTTAATAGTTTGAACACCGACAgcttattaaaatgataaaaatgttgAACCTTTTGTTTACGTTAATATTTAGGAATTTTATTGGATGGATAAAGTATATATtctactagagtacgcgacccgtaaaaatgacggctaaatattaagatagatatacacgcaaatacagggtatgactactccctctttctcctacccgagggacgggagagaccgaatagtcatgcgTTTGGCAAGGCCGCTCAGTGGgaaaagatgcatatatatatatatatatatatatatatatatatatatatatatatatatatatatatatatatatatatatacacacttcccttacccaagagacggggagagacctagttgtcatacgtttgacaatgctaCTCTGtgggaaaagaaatatatacatacacacacacatatatatatatatatatatatatatatatatatacatatatatatatatatatatatatatattcatatatctgttttgacgttgttactgtttttagaatgatttattgttaatttattctcataattcatttatttccttatttcctttcctcactgagctattttccctattggagctctctctctctctctctctctctctctctctctctctctctctctctctctctctctcagtgcagtaTACAAGCTTTTTTATCCATATGCCTCTCTGTAAGGATCTAATTTTATCCACACTGTAAAAAAAGTTGAGTTTTAactaccgatctctctctctctctctctctctctctctctctctctctctctctctctctctctctctctctgaagtgaacTGTCTTCACTCACAATAAGTATTCCTCGCAACTTCTTACCGGCTCCGTCCTCCAATGTTGAAACATGCGTTTTGGCTCGAAACTTTGTCTGATGGAAAGATTATCCGTTTGTTATGAGATGATGGTAATGTCGTGCTGCAGATCTCCCCGAAGCCATTAGTAGTAATCATTGCGTAAGGCTGCTGCTGTTACGCTGTCATTAAGAGGGACTTTTTGATAAGCATGTCTCCGTCGATGTTAGCTGACCCGTTCTTGTCGCTCGAACCTTTTGCAAGAATCTCTTTCTGGAGAGACTTTTCACTAAGGCAAATTTTTGGATTTGCAGGTCTTCAATTGATATAAAGCTGACCAAAAagttttttatttaaaggtttaaagggtgcttATGAAGGGCAGGTAGCTGACCCGCTCTTCTCGCTCGAACTCtttgtaagaatctctctctctcgagaaattTTCATCAGGCTAGTTTTTGGGTTTGTAAATCTTCATTTGACATTGCTAAAACAAGTCAAACCATTGACATTGCTAAAACAAGTCAAAATCTTCAATTGACATTGCTAAAACAAGCCAAAATCTTCAATTGACATTGCTAAAACAAGCCAAAACAATTGACATTGCTAAAACAAGTCAAAATCTTCAATTGACATTGCTAAAACAAGCCAAAATCTTCAATTGACATTGCTAAAACAAGTCAAGCAATTGACATTGCTAAAACAAGCCAAAATCTTCAATTGACATTGCTAAAACAAGCCAAAATCTTCAATTGATATTGCTAAAACAAGCCAAAATCTTCAATTGACATTGCTAAAACAAGCCAAAATCTTCAATTGACATTGCTAAAACAAGTCAAGCAATTGACATTGCTAAAACAAGCCAAAATCTTCAATTGACATTGCTAAAACAAGCCAAAATCTTCAATTGACATTGCTAAAACAAGCCAAAATCTTCAATTGACATTGCTAAAACAAGCCAAGCAATTGACATTGCTAAAACAAGTCAAGCAATTGACATTGCTAAAACAAGCCAAAATCTTCAATTGACATTGCTAAAACAAGCCAAAATCTTCAATTGACATTGCTAAAACAAGCCAAAATCTTCAATTGACATTGCTAAAACAAGCCAAAATCTTCAATTGACATTGCTAAAACAA encodes the following:
- the LOC137653806 gene encoding uncharacterized protein; amino-acid sequence: MKRVFTNSLYQTTTKKKVPLPADHQQKDPSPPPAKELSLSYTTTKMKRVFTNSLSQTTTKKKVPPYGRPPTKGPQSSPNHHQKGPQSSTTKRNSLSPTPPPKRLSTLPHQIGTPSPLHHHQKEEGLHHLSSPDHHQKDLSPPQPKGTRSPLHHHQKGRESYPPP